One bacterium genomic window, ACCCTCAGGTGGTTCACCCCCCATTCCCGGAGCGTCACCGGGGGAATCGGGCCCGAGGTCACCATGGACCTGCCGTCGTGCCTGCTGCCGGCCGAGGTCGCGCGGCGCGCCGTCTCGGCGATCCGCCCGCGCGTCGCGAGCGTGGCCATCACGTCGGAACCCCTGGACGGGACCGCATACGCGGCCGGGGAGAAGGTGATGGTCACCGTGACCTTCGACTCGCCGGTGGTCGTGTTCCGCGACGGTGGCAGTCCTACCCTGAACCTATGGGTAGGAGACGATCGTCGGGTCGCCCTGTACGAGTCGGGTTCGGGCACGCCTGAGCTGGTGTTCGGGTACTCGGTGATCGGCGGCGATGCAGGTCCGGACGGGATCAGCATCCCCGCCGATGCGCTGCGGCCCGGCTGGGCCAAGATCGGGCTGGTCGCCGGCCTGGAGGCCGTACTGGGCCACGATGCGGTGGCTGCCGATCCGCGACAGAGAGTGCGCGGCACGGCTCCGCCGGCCCGGTCTGACGTGTTCATCGACATCCGGGAGAGCGCGCACCGGTCCGACATCGAACGGATCGTCGCCGCCGGGATCATGGAGGGATGCGGCACCGCCGAAAGCGGTGACCTGTTCTGTCCGGATGTGGCGGTGAGTAGGGCGCAGGCGGCGGCTTTCTTGAGCCGGGGTTTGGAGTTGCCGCCGGCGACGGGTGATTTCTTCGTGGATGATGATGGTTCTGTCTATGAGGATGCGATCAATCGTCTTGCCGAGGCCGGTATCACCGCGGGCTGTGATTCCGATGGTGGCTTGTTCTGTCCGGATGTGGCGGTGAGTAGGGCGCAGTTGGCGGTCTTCTTGAGCCGGGGTTTGGAGTTGCCGCCGGCGACGGGTGATTTCTTCGTGGATGATGATGGTTCTGTCTATGAGGATGCGATCAATCGTCTTGCCGAGGCCGGTATCACCGCGGGCTGTGATTCCGATGGTGGCTTGTTCTGTCCGGATGTGGCGGTGAGTAGGGCGCAGATGGCCACGTTCCTGGTGAGAGCTCTCGGGCTGGGAGCATCGACGTAGCCTCTGGCCACGGACCCCTTATCATCATCTAGCAGCTAGTAAACACCAACTAACAACCAGCGACTAATACAATGCCGGGTGGGAGCGTTCCTCGTCGGTGAGGGCGGCGTCGGCGATGCCCCGGGCTAGGGCGGCTCGGAGAGCGGGCAGGTCCACCACCATCGTCACCATCTGGAATCCCCGTGCCACGCGGTCCGCCGCCGTACCGGGTGTTGCCTGGATGCCGGGACGAACGCCGTGGCGATTGCAGGCTTCCACTATGTGATCGAGCATGTCCAGGAACGGCTGGGCGGTGGTACCCGGCTGGAAGCCCATCGCCACGGCCAGGTCCGAGGGCCCGACATACGCCACATCGATACCCGGAACGGAGAGGATGTTGTCCAGATCGGCGATGGCTTCCATGGTCTCGATCATCGGCATGCAGGCCACCTCTTCGTTGGCGCGCTGGTAATAGTCGGCGCCTTCGGTGATCAGCGCCCGGCCTGCGCCGATACTGCGGACGCCCACCGGAGGAAAGCGGGTGTACGAGACGGCCGCGGCCGCCTCCTCGACCGAGTTGACCATCGGGATGATGACTCCCATCGCCCCGGCGTCAAGAACGCGGGAGATGTTGGCCGTTGATAGTTCCGGCACCCGCACGATCGGCGTGACACTCCCTGTGTTCAGCGCCGCCAGCATGCGGACCGTGTCGTCGAAGCCGATGAATCCGTGCTGGCAGTCGATGACTACATAATCAAGGTCGTTGGCGGCTACCGCCTCCGCCACCAGCTGGCTGGGAATCGATACCCAGCTACCCAGCGCAGGCCGGCCCGCCGCCCATTTGGAACGAAGTGGATTTGGTCGCATGGCGCCGGATATTGGCACGCCGATTCCGCGTTGCCTAATCCCCGATCACGGTCCTGGCGGGCCGGGTAACACAAACTGCAGGAACCGGTAACGTGATCGCATCACCGAGGAGGGCGCCACGCCTTTGCTGTTTCCCATTGGTCACTCGAGCCGAGGAGGTCCGCCGGTAGCGACCCCCGTCGCGCCCGCTCAGGGGGCCGGTCGCGGTGGGCGGTCTGGAGCGGACGGCTGATGGAAGCCCCTCCACCCCGGAGGAGTGCGGCCGTCGCGGTGGCGGTCGTGCTCGCATTGCTCGTGGTGGCGATCGGAGTTTCGCGGCTGGTGTTCGAGGACCGTGAAGTGACCGCGGCCGGTGATTCCCCGGATACGTCCGCTCCGAGCGTCGCTCCGGCCACGGTCGGTACGACCGCGGCGGAAGGCACGACCACGGCAGCCGGGGTGACCACCACCGTCCCGCCGAGCACCGAAGCCCCCGTGGCAACGACCGCGCTGGCGGTCACCGAGCCGATCGATCCGCCGCCCGTGCTGAGGCAGGAACACCCGCCTCTCAAGGACATCGACGGCTGGCTGCAGTCGGACGTGACCTCATTGGAGGAGCTGCGGGGCAAGGTGGTGATCGTCGAGTTCTGGACCTTCGGCTGTTACAACTGCCGCAACCGCCTCCCCTTTACCCAGGACATCTACGCCGCCTACCGGGACCAGGGCCTCGAGATAGTCGGCATCCATTCCCCCGAGTTCGCCTACGAGAAGGAGGTGGACGCCATAGTCGAAGCGATGGACCGGCTGGGGGTGACCTGGCCCGTCGTGCTGGACACCGATCGCCGGACCTTCCGGGAGTGGCAGGGATCACCCGCCTACTGGCCCCGCACCTACGTGCTGGACCGCCTGGGCCGGGTG contains:
- a CDS encoding aldolase/citrate lyase family protein; its protein translation is MRPNPLRSKWAAGRPALGSWVSIPSQLVAEAVAANDLDYVVIDCQHGFIGFDDTVRMLAALNTGSVTPIVRVPELSTANISRVLDAGAMGVIIPMVNSVEEAAAAVSYTRFPPVGVRSIGAGRALITEGADYYQRANEEVACMPMIETMEAIADLDNILSVPGIDVAYVGPSDLAVAMGFQPGTTAQPFLDMLDHIVEACNRHGVRPGIQATPGTAADRVARGFQMVTMVVDLPALRAALARGIADAALTDEERSHPALY
- a CDS encoding redoxin domain-containing protein, coding for MEAPPPRRSAAVAVAVVLALLVVAIGVSRLVFEDREVTAAGDSPDTSAPSVAPATVGTTAAEGTTTAAGVTTTVPPSTEAPVATTALAVTEPIDPPPVLRQEHPPLKDIDGWLQSDVTSLEELRGKVVIVEFWTFGCYNCRNRLPFTQDIYAAYRDQGLEIVGIHSPEFAYEKEVDAIVEAMDRLGVTWPVVLDTDRRTFREWQGSPAYWPRTYVLDRLGRVRFDHIGEGAYGALEDTVMALLAEAP